TCGATTAGTTGATGTAGCTCGTAAACCACTTATTGATAAAAAAATTTGAAAAGGAGTTTTTTTATGAGACGAATATTACGAATTGGGGTTGTTGTTTTATTTGTGCTATTTTTGATTATGGTGAATGGAGAAGATAATTCTGATATCCAAGAACCTATAGCTACTAGCGCAGACAAAACAAAAACTTCTGAACTTGATAAACCAACAAAAATTTCAACTACTTCCGAAGAACGAGAGAATCTGGTAGAATCCGAAACAACTAACTCAGTTGAAACTGTCCATGTTCCGACTGAGATTGAGAGTCATTCAATTGAGAGTGATCAACCCTTTGTGGAGACTAGTGCAGAAGAAGAACTTAAGCGGTTAAAACAAGAATTTTCTGTTTTGATGAAAGAAGCTGCCTCTACAGAAGAGCTCGCTCAATTAAAACAAGAATACAATGAGGCTGTTGCTCCTCTTCGTGACTTGGTAAACCCATATAAATTAATTGATAAGCTCAATGAATTTAAATCTTATTTAGAAGATAAACAGACCCAATTAGAGAATGAACAGACTACTATACAGCAATAATTAGCATAGTTTTTCCTAACATCTTATATTTTAGGAAAATTATTTGATAGCCAGCATGTTTTTTTATTCACTCTCTTTCTGTTTTGGTGGTTAGCAAGTTTTTTATCTAAAAAATAAACAGTAGAAACGCTGAAGTACAATCCTTTGTACATCAGCGTTTCTACTGTTTCTCTCCACAAAATTCATGGAGACGGCGGGAGTCGAACCCGCGTCCAAACACATTGTCACTTAAACCTCTACGTTCATAGTACACTCATTTAAAGATTCGCTTTACAGCTTGCCGAGTGACAGGCATTCTGTATTGCTAGTCTGATGATCTCTTCTAACTTTTACAGACGGAAAAAGTTAGCGTATCCCACTTAATTTGAGACCCTTACTCGAGCACATGGGCGATGCCGAGAGGATCTTCACCCGCTGTTTTTACGCAGCTAGAGCGAAAGTATTGTTTTCGTTTTTAGCAGTTATATTTAACTGTAACGTTTTTACGTAGACGTAACCTACGAAACGCAATTCAAGCTCAACTATGCCTGTCGAATCCGTAACGTCCCCGTACAGATTAAAAGCACATGTTATGCTTTTAATAGTATAACATATTTTTCGTTGTCTTAAAAGAGCTAGACGCTTATCTTCCATTATCCTTCTTAAAAAGAATAACAGTGTTTCTTATAAGATCTAAAATTAGTGTCCAGTTCCAAAAACATTGACCAAAACCGTCCCAATGACGATAAATCCTAAACCGATCATTGTCGGCACGTTTAATTGCTCCTTCCAATAAACAACTGAAAAAACCGTGATCATAATGATCCCTATTGCTCCCCAAAGTGCATACGCCACATTCAATGGCATGTAATTGATGGCTTTTGATAGTGTATAAAAACAGATCCCATAGGCAATCAAACAGGTGATCGAGGGAATAAGCTTGGTAAATCCAACTGTAGCTTTCAGTAAATTCGTTGCAAGTACTTCACTGATGATAGCAATAAAAAGATATAAATATCCAATCATTTTTTTCCTCCTAAATCATTTCCATCACTAGTATAACAAAAAAAGATCACTACTAGAAAAAACTAGTAATGATCCTTTAGATAATTACGCCTTTAAGCTTCCGTATAACAATTCAGCATCCAATTGATGCCAAATTTATCCACGACCATGCCATATTTTTTGGCCCAGAATGTTTCACCTAACGGCATCGTTATTTTTCCGCCTTCGGACAATCGAGCAAAGATACGATCGATTTTTTCCTCGTCTTGTGTTGAAACAACTAAAGAAACATTATTTCCTTCTATAAATGTTAAGCCCATTCCGTCTGGTACATCTGAAAGCATAACTGGAACGCCTTCAATCGTCATTGAAGCATTCATAACGAGATGTTTCCATTCTTCTGGCGTGGGATGTGCTGGATCTTCCGGCGCATCCGCAAACGTCATGATCCCATCATTTTTTACATCAAAAACTGTTTCATAAAAAGC
This sequence is a window from Enterococcus wangshanyuanii. Protein-coding genes within it:
- a CDS encoding DMT family transporter encodes the protein MIGYLYLFIAIISEVLATNLLKATVGFTKLIPSITCLIAYGICFYTLSKAINYMPLNVAYALWGAIGIIMITVFSVVYWKEQLNVPTMIGLGFIVIGTVLVNVFGTGH
- a CDS encoding VOC family protein gives rise to the protein MVHMLQVYLNFKNQTAEAIAFYETVFDVKNDGIMTFADAPEDPAHPTPEEWKHLVMNASMTIEGVPVMLSDVPDGMGLTFIEGNNVSLVVSTQDEEKIDRIFARLSEGGKITMPLGETFWAKKYGMVVDKFGINWMLNCYTEA